In Mangrovivirga cuniculi, the following proteins share a genomic window:
- a CDS encoding efflux RND transporter permease subunit — protein sequence MLNKVIKYFIDNKLVTTLVFSGLVAWGIVTAPFGWETDFLPSDPVPVDAIPDIGENQQIVFTKWPGRSPQDIEDQISYPLTTYLLGIPGVKSIRSTSIFGFSSIYIIFDEDVEFYWSRSRILEKLNSLPSGLLPENVQPSLGPDATALGQIFWYTIEGRDKDGNPTGGWDLQEIRTVQDFYVKYSLNSAEGVSEVASIGGFVKEYQIDVNPDALKAYNIPLTEVMKAVQESNKDFGAKTVEINKAEYLVRGLGYIKSLEDLELAVVDVQNNIPIRVKDIARVTLGPAQRRGILDKDGAEVVGGVVVARYGSNPLAVINHVKDKINEISPGLPSKTLKDGTISQLTIVPFYDRTELIHETLGTLEEALSLEVLITILVVIVMILNLRASLLISVLLPIAVLMVFIAMRYFGVTANIVALSGIAIAIGTMIDLGVILSENIIKKVNEYGLNEPEKRKSKNYFIKVKEAVYDGAAEVSSAILTAVSTTIVSFIPVFAMQAAEGKLFRPLAWTKSFALVAALLVALFLLPSLAHFVFGIRIKSKRTSIIINSVLIVLAITIGIYGYLWAGIALLLFGLSGLLKATVLPEDKLEGKYIIKKVYSNFELILSILIVVIFLSYYWLPLGAGINLFGNILFVSVLVTLILGAFLLLEKYYSTILTFCLENKKLFLSIPFILIILALNIWLGFNTIFGFIGTGFEKIGMDIRKTEVWSSLTHTFPGIGEEFMPALDEGSFLLMPTSMPHSGIEYNKEVLAQMDMLVTSIPEVSLTVGKLGRVESALDPAPISMFENVINYKTEYITNEDGHKIRYKTDKKGRFILNGLTGIKGNIHYDKSEGVFYNSDNESLESSLQHRLNKQIKDNIQKFLIKDANGDYFRNWRDHIKSPDDIWEEIVKVTKIPGVTSAPKLQPIETRLVMLQTGMRAPMGIKVYGPDLKTIERFGMKLEEILKNVPSVKKEAVFADRIVGKPYLQFDIKRDEAARFGLTIESIRAALETAVGGLQVTTTVEGRERFPVRVRYPRELRDDPTSLSNILLPTPTGTQIPLNQVADIEYVKGPQAIKSEETFLTGYVLFDRRADFSEIQVINDAQVAIENAINSGDLKVPQGVSYKFSGTYENQVRAEKRLSIIVPVVLGVVFLILYFQFRSVSTTLMVFSGIAMAFSGGFILIWLYGYEWFANIDLLGVNFRDVFQIHTINLSVAVWVGFIALFGIATDDGVLMATYLDQSFDRNKTNTRQSIRQAVIEAGKKRITPAVMTSATTIIALLPILTSSGRGSDIMIPMAIPAFGGMLVSAISYFIVPVIYSWREERKLNTKEDEA from the coding sequence ATGCTTAATAAAGTAATAAAATATTTTATAGATAATAAATTAGTAACAACACTTGTTTTTTCAGGTCTTGTTGCCTGGGGAATTGTAACTGCTCCCTTTGGATGGGAAACAGACTTCCTCCCATCTGATCCGGTTCCGGTCGATGCTATACCCGACATAGGTGAGAATCAACAAATCGTATTTACCAAATGGCCGGGAAGATCTCCCCAGGATATTGAAGATCAGATTTCTTATCCTCTGACAACCTATTTACTGGGTATTCCGGGAGTTAAATCAATTCGAAGCACTTCGATTTTTGGTTTTTCAAGTATCTACATAATTTTTGATGAGGATGTTGAGTTCTATTGGTCGAGATCCAGAATACTAGAGAAACTCAATTCACTCCCGTCCGGACTTTTACCTGAAAATGTACAGCCCTCTTTGGGACCGGATGCCACAGCATTAGGACAAATTTTCTGGTATACAATTGAAGGCAGGGATAAAGATGGAAACCCAACCGGTGGCTGGGATTTACAAGAAATAAGAACTGTTCAGGATTTCTATGTTAAATACTCACTCAATTCAGCTGAAGGTGTATCAGAAGTAGCATCTATCGGTGGTTTCGTAAAAGAATATCAGATAGACGTAAATCCGGATGCATTAAAAGCTTATAACATTCCTCTTACCGAAGTAATGAAGGCTGTTCAGGAGTCCAATAAGGATTTCGGAGCCAAAACAGTGGAAATTAATAAGGCTGAATATCTTGTAAGGGGGCTTGGATATATAAAATCCCTGGAAGATCTTGAATTGGCCGTGGTAGATGTACAAAACAACATTCCAATCAGAGTTAAAGATATAGCCAGGGTAACCCTGGGGCCTGCACAAAGGAGAGGGATTCTCGACAAAGATGGTGCGGAAGTAGTTGGTGGAGTAGTTGTAGCCAGGTATGGTTCCAATCCTCTGGCAGTAATTAATCATGTCAAAGATAAGATCAATGAGATATCACCGGGACTTCCTTCAAAAACACTAAAGGATGGCACAATAAGTCAACTGACAATCGTTCCTTTTTACGACAGGACTGAACTGATCCACGAAACTTTAGGAACTTTAGAAGAAGCACTATCACTTGAGGTTCTTATAACAATTCTGGTTGTTATTGTAATGATTCTAAATCTGAGAGCGTCATTACTAATTTCAGTATTGTTACCAATAGCTGTTCTGATGGTTTTCATTGCTATGCGCTATTTTGGTGTCACAGCTAATATTGTGGCTCTATCAGGTATTGCAATTGCAATTGGTACGATGATTGACCTCGGAGTGATTCTTTCAGAGAACATTATTAAAAAGGTCAATGAATATGGATTAAATGAACCGGAAAAGAGGAAATCTAAAAATTACTTTATAAAAGTAAAAGAAGCAGTTTATGATGGTGCAGCTGAAGTAAGTTCGGCAATTTTAACTGCTGTCTCAACTACTATAGTCAGTTTCATCCCTGTTTTTGCCATGCAGGCGGCTGAAGGTAAATTATTTCGCCCTTTAGCATGGACTAAATCATTTGCGCTGGTCGCGGCCTTACTTGTTGCTCTTTTCCTTCTTCCGTCACTGGCTCACTTTGTATTTGGAATAAGAATTAAGTCAAAAAGAACAAGTATTATCATAAACTCTGTATTGATTGTTTTAGCAATAACAATAGGGATTTATGGCTATCTCTGGGCTGGAATTGCTTTGCTGTTATTTGGATTATCCGGACTACTAAAAGCAACTGTACTTCCTGAAGATAAACTTGAAGGAAAATATATAATTAAGAAAGTTTATTCCAATTTTGAGTTGATTTTAAGCATTCTTATTGTTGTTATTTTCCTTAGTTACTATTGGCTTCCTCTGGGTGCAGGAATTAATTTGTTTGGGAATATACTTTTCGTCAGTGTTTTGGTCACTCTGATTTTAGGAGCTTTCCTGCTACTGGAAAAATATTACTCAACCATACTTACATTTTGTCTGGAAAATAAAAAGCTGTTCTTATCAATACCTTTCATTTTAATAATTCTCGCATTAAATATCTGGCTTGGATTTAATACGATATTTGGTTTTATCGGTACAGGATTTGAAAAGATAGGCATGGATATCCGTAAAACAGAAGTATGGTCTTCATTAACACATACATTCCCTGGAATTGGTGAAGAATTCATGCCCGCACTTGACGAAGGAAGCTTTCTGCTAATGCCAACTTCTATGCCTCATTCCGGTATTGAATATAACAAAGAGGTGTTAGCTCAAATGGATATGCTGGTAACTAGTATTCCGGAAGTTTCCCTTACTGTTGGAAAATTGGGAAGGGTAGAATCAGCATTAGATCCTGCACCAATTTCCATGTTCGAAAATGTCATAAATTATAAGACAGAATATATAACCAACGAAGATGGTCATAAGATCAGGTATAAAACTGATAAGAAGGGAAGGTTTATCTTAAATGGCCTTACAGGTATTAAAGGAAATATTCACTACGATAAATCTGAAGGTGTTTTTTACAATAGTGATAATGAATCACTCGAATCCAGCCTTCAACATCGGTTGAATAAACAAATAAAAGATAATATTCAAAAATTCCTGATCAAGGATGCAAATGGAGACTATTTCAGAAACTGGCGAGATCACATAAAATCACCGGATGACATATGGGAAGAAATAGTTAAAGTCACTAAAATTCCAGGAGTAACATCAGCACCAAAGCTTCAACCAATTGAAACAAGGTTAGTTATGCTACAGACAGGGATGAGAGCTCCTATGGGAATCAAAGTATACGGTCCTGATCTGAAAACTATTGAACGCTTCGGCATGAAGCTGGAAGAAATACTTAAAAATGTTCCATCTGTCAAAAAGGAAGCTGTATTTGCAGATAGGATTGTTGGTAAGCCTTATCTGCAATTTGATATTAAAAGAGATGAGGCTGCCAGATTCGGATTAACCATAGAAAGTATCAGGGCAGCACTTGAAACTGCAGTTGGTGGGTTGCAAGTAACCACAACTGTTGAAGGAAGAGAACGGTTTCCTGTAAGAGTAAGGTATCCAAGGGAGTTAAGAGACGATCCTACTTCGTTAAGTAACATCTTACTACCAACGCCAACCGGAACCCAAATACCGTTAAATCAGGTTGCTGATATTGAATATGTAAAAGGTCCCCAGGCAATCAAAAGTGAGGAGACTTTCCTTACCGGGTATGTTTTGTTTGATCGACGAGCTGATTTTAGTGAAATTCAGGTTATTAATGATGCTCAGGTTGCTATTGAAAATGCAATTAATTCAGGTGACTTAAAAGTTCCTCAAGGAGTTAGCTACAAGTTTTCCGGCACTTATGAAAACCAGGTCAGGGCAGAAAAGAGGCTTTCCATAATTGTTCCTGTAGTACTTGGTGTTGTATTTCTGATTCTTTATTTCCAATTCAGATCAGTCTCCACAACTTTAATGGTGTTTAGTGGTATAGCTATGGCTTTTAGTGGTGGTTTTATACTAATCTGGCTATATGGATATGAGTGGTTTGCCAACATAGACCTCCTTGGAGTTAATTTCCGAGATGTATTCCAGATACATACTATCAATCTAAGTGTAGCTGTATGGGTTGGATTTATCGCTTTATTTGGTATTGCAACCGATGACGGTGTATTAATGGCAACTTACCTGGATCAAAGTTTTGACAGAAATAAAACAAACACCAGACAATCTATTCGTCAAGCGGTAATAGAAGCCGGAAAGAAACGAATTACTCCGGCTGTAATGACATCAGCTACAACTATTATAGCTCTTTTACCGATTCTGACTTCTTCAGGAAGAGGGTCAGATATTATGATACCAATGGCTATTCCAGCCTTTGGCGGAATGCTGGTATCTGCAATTTCTTATTTTATTGTTCCGGTTATTTATAGCTGGAGAGAAGAAAGAAAATTAAATACAAAAGAAGATGAGGCCTGA
- a CDS encoding HYC_CC_PP family protein, with the protein MKRVISISLILILLLGNSSITMATHICGGIPMLSEITFGTKNLDCGMEMDNDREGKHDHNSNQTILKGPKCCDNHYQSIETDDITVPSKISIDSFNFTFIASFIVAFSPEVITLDYLNSNLRKPLLPPVINDLIVIHEAFLL; encoded by the coding sequence TTGAAACGAGTAATTTCCATATCGCTAATTTTAATATTGTTACTTGGTAATAGTAGCATTACCATGGCAACTCATATTTGCGGTGGCATTCCAATGCTTTCTGAAATTACATTTGGAACGAAGAATCTTGATTGCGGGATGGAAATGGATAATGATCGTGAAGGTAAGCATGACCATAATTCAAATCAAACAATTTTGAAAGGGCCAAAGTGCTGTGATAATCACTATCAATCTATTGAAACAGATGATATAACTGTACCCTCAAAGATTTCAATAGATAGTTTCAATTTCACATTTATTGCATCTTTTATAGTTGCCTTTTCTCCTGAAGTAATAACTTTAGATTATCTTAATTCAAACCTCAGAAAACCACTTTTACCTCCTGTAATTAATGACCTTATCGTCATACATGAGGCCTTTCTTTTATAG
- a CDS encoding HdeD family acid-resistance protein — MSEFTKSVRSTIKHWYLHLIIGILLILVGAYVFTNPVDAYVTLAFIFGITFLFTGAIEIIYAIANRNELDSWGWSLGGGILEVLIGIIILSRPEIGMIVLAFIVGFALLFRSMLSVSWSMEIRKYQNPNWGWMLFLGIIGVILAFILLWNPIIAGATVVIWTAITFIAIGIFEIILSFNLKKLKSKID, encoded by the coding sequence ATGTCTGAATTTACTAAATCTGTTAGATCGACTATCAAGCATTGGTATTTACATTTAATCATTGGGATATTATTGATATTAGTAGGAGCCTATGTATTTACCAATCCTGTTGATGCTTATGTCACCCTGGCATTTATTTTCGGTATTACATTTTTATTTACAGGAGCCATTGAGATCATCTACGCAATTGCTAATCGCAACGAATTGGATAGCTGGGGCTGGTCTTTAGGTGGTGGAATCCTGGAAGTCCTGATTGGTATTATAATTCTTTCAAGACCCGAAATAGGAATGATTGTTTTAGCTTTTATAGTAGGCTTTGCTTTGTTGTTCAGATCCATGCTTTCAGTTAGCTGGTCAATGGAAATCAGAAAATACCAAAACCCGAATTGGGGCTGGATGCTTTTCTTAGGGATAATAGGTGTAATTCTTGCATTTATTCTTCTATGGAATCCTATTATTGCCGGGGCGACTGTTGTTATCTGGACAGCAATAACATTTATAGCTATCGGAATATTTGAGATCATTCTTTCTTTTAATTTGAAAAAGCTTAAAAGTAAAATCGATTAA
- a CDS encoding MBL fold metallo-hydrolase has translation MEIKRFYDKPLAQASYLIIDNNEAAVVDPARDPQPYLDYLRKKDAKLTAIFETHPHADFVSSHLELKEKTGARIYINPDVGVDYKFEPLRHNEEVLIGDLVIRALFTPGHSPDHNSYLLIDNKGKEHAVFTGDSLFIGDVGRPDLREGAGNIQLSRKELAGLMYDTINNVFKNLNDDVIVYPAHGAGSLCGKNMSDELDSTIGKQKQTNWAFKVEDKDKFIEAFLEGQPFIPMYFPFDVDMNRSGAGSIEETLSKIPVVKNTSEINKDAVLVDVRDEDSFKEGHLKGAINIQAGEEDKFETWLGSIVNPKSPFYLIGANSDQIEKTKKRVSKIGYEGRLLGTYSVNGEKDVSDKQLDLDDFKNNTDNYTIVDIRNNSETEEGLFFNNAIAIPLPELKDRVNEIPTDKPIVVHCAGGYRSAIGSSLLQKEIPETTVYDLSDDVEKFK, from the coding sequence ATGGAAATTAAAAGATTTTACGACAAACCATTAGCACAGGCATCATACCTTATAATTGATAATAATGAAGCTGCTGTTGTCGATCCGGCAAGAGATCCACAGCCATATCTTGATTATTTAAGAAAAAAAGATGCTAAGCTAACTGCTATATTTGAAACCCATCCCCATGCGGATTTCGTTAGTAGTCACCTCGAACTAAAAGAAAAAACAGGAGCTCGTATATATATTAACCCGGATGTTGGTGTGGATTATAAATTTGAGCCCTTAAGACATAATGAAGAGGTACTCATAGGTGATCTGGTAATCAGGGCATTATTTACTCCCGGGCATTCACCAGATCATAACTCTTACCTGTTAATAGATAACAAAGGGAAGGAACATGCAGTTTTTACAGGTGATTCACTATTTATAGGTGATGTAGGTCGTCCCGATCTTAGAGAAGGTGCTGGAAATATTCAGTTAAGCCGAAAAGAATTAGCTGGGTTGATGTATGATACGATAAACAACGTATTTAAGAATCTGAATGATGACGTTATAGTTTATCCGGCACATGGGGCAGGCTCATTATGTGGCAAGAATATGAGTGATGAACTTGATTCAACCATAGGTAAGCAAAAGCAAACTAACTGGGCATTTAAGGTGGAAGATAAAGATAAGTTTATTGAGGCTTTTCTGGAAGGGCAACCATTCATACCGATGTATTTTCCATTTGATGTGGACATGAACAGGAGTGGAGCCGGTTCGATAGAAGAAACATTGAGTAAAATACCTGTAGTTAAAAATACTTCAGAAATAAATAAAGATGCGGTGTTAGTTGATGTCAGAGATGAAGATAGTTTCAAAGAAGGACATCTTAAAGGCGCAATTAATATTCAAGCAGGTGAAGAAGATAAATTCGAAACCTGGTTGGGGTCGATAGTTAATCCGAAAAGTCCTTTTTACCTTATAGGAGCTAATTCTGATCAGATTGAAAAGACCAAAAAACGGGTTTCCAAAATTGGATATGAAGGAAGATTATTAGGAACATATTCAGTTAATGGTGAAAAAGATGTGTCTGATAAACAACTTGATCTGGATGATTTTAAAAACAATACAGATAATTATACAATAGTAGATATCAGGAATAACTCTGAAACTGAAGAAGGCTTATTCTTTAATAATGCCATTGCAATTCCACTTCCGGAATTGAAAGATCGGGTTAATGAAATACCGACAGATAAGCCAATAGTAGTTCATTGTGCAGGTGGTTACAGATCTGCGATTGGATCCAGTCTGCTACAGAAAGAAATCCCTGAGACTACAGTTTATGATCTCAGCGATGATGTAGAAAAGTTTAAATAG
- a CDS encoding OprD family outer membrane porin, whose translation MRLNRLLYPLLLLLLISLNVSGQKTDSLEESGVSGQFRTFYMSTFNKDSLKDFHSLAVGGYLKYTYQFNESIEAGIAGYLSVNTNVQDLSKPDPTTGKFSRYELGLYDLNDPSDNFIPILGELYIRYHKNSHDVKLGRMKVKTPFLNGQDGRMIPTLIQGIWYKNKSIKRTQIEVGVLNEISPRSTSGFYSIGKSIGKYPTGRNENGSKSGYKDNTESDYLIVFNVDHKLTESLKFEIWNYYTDNVFNAFYFKPTYEFKNNKTAISFEWLNQLRVGEGGNPIDSLRYFTPSKSNIVGLQISHKIGKGKFSIAYDYIFPDGRFLFPREWGREFLFSFQKRERTEGFANNHAIVLTYQRKIVSGKNVFNTTISAGRHIRPTVTDPELNKYAMPDYTHVNLDVFYSNKSLKGFKPEMLLTWKPGSGNYPDNPNYIINKVDMFQVNFVLNYNF comes from the coding sequence ATGAGGTTAAACAGGCTTTTATATCCATTATTACTATTACTGCTAATAAGTTTAAATGTATCAGGACAGAAAACAGATAGTCTTGAAGAATCTGGAGTTTCCGGACAGTTCCGAACATTCTACATGAGTACTTTCAATAAAGACAGTCTTAAAGATTTCCATTCTCTCGCAGTGGGAGGATACCTGAAATACACTTATCAATTTAATGAATCTATTGAAGCTGGAATTGCAGGGTATCTATCTGTAAATACAAATGTTCAGGACCTGAGCAAACCTGATCCGACTACTGGTAAATTCAGTAGATATGAACTTGGACTTTATGACTTAAATGATCCATCAGATAACTTCATTCCAATATTAGGAGAATTATATATCAGATATCACAAGAATAGTCATGATGTGAAATTAGGAAGAATGAAAGTTAAAACCCCGTTTTTAAATGGACAGGATGGGCGAATGATCCCTACTTTGATACAGGGAATCTGGTATAAGAATAAATCTATAAAAAGAACTCAGATTGAGGTTGGAGTTTTAAATGAAATATCACCTAGATCAACAAGTGGATTTTATTCTATTGGTAAATCTATCGGAAAATATCCTACAGGAAGAAATGAAAATGGAAGTAAAAGCGGTTACAAAGATAATACAGAGTCTGATTACCTGATTGTATTTAATGTCGATCACAAGTTAACAGAATCTCTGAAATTTGAAATATGGAATTATTACACAGATAATGTATTCAATGCCTTTTATTTTAAACCAACCTATGAATTTAAGAATAATAAAACAGCAATAAGTTTCGAGTGGTTAAACCAGTTGAGAGTAGGAGAAGGAGGTAATCCAATTGACTCACTCCGATATTTCACCCCATCAAAATCAAATATTGTCGGGCTGCAAATCAGTCATAAAATAGGGAAAGGTAAATTTTCGATCGCTTATGATTACATCTTCCCGGATGGAAGGTTTCTATTTCCAAGAGAATGGGGTAGAGAGTTTTTATTTAGTTTTCAAAAACGTGAGAGAACTGAGGGATTTGCTAATAATCATGCCATTGTTCTTACTTATCAAAGAAAGATCGTATCAGGTAAAAATGTATTCAATACGACAATAAGTGCGGGTCGTCATATAAGACCGACCGTTACCGATCCTGAATTGAATAAATACGCAATGCCCGATTATACCCATGTAAATCTGGATGTATTTTATTCAAACAAATCCTTAAAGGGCTTTAAGCCTGAAATGTTATTAACATGGAAACCGGGAAGTGGTAATTATCCCGACAATCCTAATTACATAATAAATAAAGTAGATATGTTTCAAGTTAACTTTGTTCTTAATTACAACTTTTAA
- a CDS encoding c-type cytochrome: protein MNFYPEFLSDNNREVSFIENKTIEKHLPSGRKGKEIKYGYLLISQSPGYMGSQTSSEDLRYTGNNLSCTSCHLDNGTKPGAASWVGVTKRYPKFRGRENKVSTLEDRVNGCMERSMDGKPLPKDSPQMEAIISYMEWLSEGATEQIVQKHAGFTNIEIPSFRADTLIGETIYEKECALCHGSDGEGIKIDNKNKVYQYPPLWGYDTYNNGAGMHRVLTAAAFIKGNMPFGQATVEKPKLSDEEAIHVAAYINKFKRPIKSNSQKDFPDRKLKPISTPYGPWEDEFDSIQHKYGPFKPIADYYYQQYGLKKKK, encoded by the coding sequence ATGAATTTTTACCCCGAATTTTTATCTGACAATAATAGAGAAGTTTCCTTTATCGAAAATAAAACTATCGAAAAACATCTACCTTCCGGCCGTAAGGGTAAAGAAATAAAATATGGATATTTATTAATAAGTCAATCTCCCGGTTACATGGGTTCACAGACATCAAGTGAAGATTTAAGATATACTGGTAATAACCTTTCATGCACCAGTTGCCACCTGGATAATGGTACAAAACCAGGTGCAGCATCATGGGTGGGTGTTACGAAAAGATATCCTAAATTCAGAGGCAGGGAAAATAAAGTATCTACCCTGGAAGACCGTGTAAATGGATGCATGGAAAGAAGTATGGATGGCAAACCACTTCCAAAAGATTCACCTCAAATGGAAGCCATTATAAGCTATATGGAGTGGTTAAGTGAAGGAGCTACAGAACAGATAGTTCAAAAACATGCTGGTTTTACAAATATTGAAATCCCGTCTTTTCGAGCAGACACTTTAATTGGCGAAACTATTTATGAAAAGGAATGCGCTCTCTGCCATGGCAGTGATGGTGAGGGAATTAAAATAGATAACAAAAATAAAGTTTATCAATATCCACCTCTTTGGGGATACGATACTTATAATAATGGAGCTGGTATGCACAGAGTATTAACAGCTGCTGCTTTTATAAAAGGGAATATGCCATTTGGCCAGGCGACAGTCGAAAAACCAAAACTTAGTGATGAAGAAGCAATTCACGTTGCTGCATATATAAATAAATTTAAGAGACCGATAAAAAGTAATTCTCAAAAGGACTTTCCTGACAGGAAATTAAAACCTATCTCAACACCTTATGGCCCCTGGGAAGATGAATTTGATTCTATTCAGCATAAATATGGTCCTTTCAAACCTATTGCTGATTATTATTATCAACAGTACGGATTAAAAAAGAAAAAATGA
- a CDS encoding DUF1328 family protein yields MAEFWLFKSQKTNNQSIMLRWTIIFLVIAIIAALFGFGGIAAGAASIAKIIFFIFIVLFVISLIARLVKK; encoded by the coding sequence TTGGCAGAATTTTGGTTGTTTAAAAGCCAAAAAACAAATAATCAATCTATTATGTTACGTTGGACAATAATTTTCTTAGTAATCGCCATTATCGCCGCACTATTTGGATTTGGAGGTATAGCCGCCGGTGCAGCATCTATCGCAAAAATTATTTTCTTCATCTTTATTGTGCTGTTTGTCATCTCCTTGATAGCAAGGTTAGTCAAGAAGTAA
- a CDS encoding monovalent cation:proton antiporter family protein — MHAAPLLIDILYLLGISVLVVLIFQSLKLPTVIGFLASGVIIGPSGLSLVAANEEVEMLAEIGVIFLLFVIGLEFSIKKLASIRKTVLLGGSLQVIATIIIVTLVVYFFVDNLMVAVFIGFLFSLSSSALVFKMLQDRNEMDMPHGRFSLGILIFQDVIVVPMMLITPIMAGNTDNVFESVAELAIKTLVIVVFTLLSARYVVPKLMHLVAKTRSNEIFIFTTLTICLGVAVLTEQAGLSLAFGAFIAGLIISESEYSHRAVSLVLPFRELFTGFFFISIGMLLNLGFLWENIAIVLPVLVLVFLLKSLIVFFASSLLKYPFRSSVVSGLALFQVGEFSFILSQVGIENGLLTPELNQYFLSISILSMISTPFIMGFSGNLSNFLSGKRSQKRRRLDDLREEKIVGTEDLQDHLVIIGFGLNGKNVAKAARLTDIPYIIIEFNAKTVKAERGKGEKIFYGDASNDFILHKANIEKARVAIVAISDPGATKRIVSNIRTLTQSVHLIVRTRFISETDELLLLGADEVIPEEFETSIEIFSRALHRYLIPAHRLENIAKLFRSDNYELLTRKKESKKIRPLSIPEINIEAIRIISDSGSVIGKSLADSDIRKKFRINILGINRQNEFIQSGPEEVIRRGDVIYVCGKPDDIVNFSKAIS; from the coding sequence ATGCACGCAGCACCTCTTCTCATTGACATACTTTACCTGCTTGGTATATCAGTATTGGTAGTACTGATTTTTCAAAGCCTGAAATTACCCACGGTAATAGGCTTTCTTGCCTCGGGTGTCATAATAGGACCTTCTGGTTTAAGTCTTGTTGCTGCCAATGAAGAAGTCGAAATGCTGGCAGAAATTGGGGTTATATTCCTGCTTTTCGTTATAGGGCTTGAATTTTCAATTAAAAAACTGGCTTCAATTCGTAAAACAGTGCTACTGGGAGGGAGCTTGCAGGTAATCGCCACTATCATAATTGTAACCCTGGTAGTTTATTTTTTTGTAGACAATTTGATGGTAGCTGTTTTTATTGGTTTCTTATTTTCTCTATCCAGTTCTGCCCTCGTTTTTAAAATGCTTCAGGATAGAAATGAGATGGACATGCCTCATGGTCGATTTTCACTGGGTATATTGATATTTCAGGATGTGATCGTTGTTCCAATGATGCTGATTACTCCAATTATGGCAGGTAATACAGATAATGTATTTGAAAGTGTTGCTGAATTAGCAATAAAAACACTGGTAATCGTTGTTTTTACTTTGTTAAGTGCAAGATATGTAGTGCCTAAACTGATGCACTTGGTCGCTAAGACAAGGAGTAATGAGATTTTTATTTTCACCACACTAACTATTTGTCTTGGAGTAGCAGTTTTAACGGAGCAAGCCGGTCTTTCACTGGCATTTGGAGCTTTCATCGCCGGGCTGATTATTTCAGAATCTGAATACAGTCACAGGGCTGTCAGCCTGGTACTGCCTTTTAGAGAGCTCTTTACCGGCTTTTTCTTTATTTCAATCGGCATGCTTTTGAATCTTGGCTTTCTGTGGGAAAACATCGCCATTGTTTTGCCCGTATTGGTATTGGTCTTTCTACTGAAATCATTAATAGTCTTTTTTGCATCGAGCTTATTAAAATATCCATTCAGATCTAGTGTAGTAAGTGGACTGGCATTATTCCAGGTAGGTGAGTTTTCTTTTATTTTATCGCAGGTAGGTATAGAAAATGGACTTCTAACTCCGGAATTGAACCAGTACTTTTTATCTATTTCTATTTTATCAATGATATCAACTCCTTTTATCATGGGTTTTTCTGGCAACTTGTCTAATTTCTTGTCAGGGAAAAGAAGCCAGAAAAGGCGTAGACTGGATGATTTAAGAGAGGAAAAAATTGTTGGAACTGAAGATTTACAAGACCACCTTGTTATAATAGGCTTTGGTTTGAATGGGAAAAATGTAGCCAAAGCAGCTCGACTAACTGATATTCCTTATATAATAATTGAATTTAACGCTAAAACCGTAAAAGCAGAGCGAGGCAAAGGTGAAAAGATATTTTATGGTGATGCTTCCAATGATTTTATTCTTCATAAAGCTAATATAGAGAAGGCAAGAGTAGCTATCGTTGCTATTTCAGATCCAGGTGCAACCAAACGAATTGTATCTAACATTCGAACACTTACTCAGTCAGTTCATCTGATAGTAAGAACAAGATTTATTTCTGAAACAGACGAATTACTATTGCTGGGAGCTGATGAGGTAATACCTGAAGAATTTGAAACTTCGATTGAGATATTTTCAAGAGCTCTTCACAGATATTTAATTCCGGCACATCGCTTAGAAAATATAGCCAAACTATTCCGGTCTGATAATTACGAATTGTTAACCAGGAAAAAAGAAAGTAAGAAAATCAGACCTTTGAGTATCCCTGAGATTAATATTGAGGCAATCAGGATAATTTCAGACTCCGGTTCAGTAATTGGAAAATCTCTGGCAGATTCTGATATAAGGAAAAAATTCAGGATCAATATTTTAGGGATAAACCGACAAAATGAATTTATTCAATCAGGGCCCGAGGAAGTAATCAGAAGGGGAGATGTAATTTATGTTTGTGGCAAACCCGATGATATTGTAAACTTTAGCAAGGCTATTAGCTAA